The sequence CTTCAAAACATCGTCGGGGACATTGCGGGGCGAATCGGCCACCGACCGAGCCGATGAATGCGAGAAGATAATCGGCGCCTTACTGACATCCATCGCAGCATGCATCGTCTTGGGAGAGACATGCGAGATATCAACCATCATGCCAAGCCGGTTCATCTGCTGTACCACCTCGACACCAAACGGACTCAAGCCGCCAGTCTGTTCGTCGTCGGTGCTTGAATCGGCCCAACTCAAATTCTTGCTGTGGGTCAACGTCATGTAGCGTGCCCCTTGATCGTACAGATGATTCAAGTTGGCCAGCGATTCCTGAATGCAGTGCCCCCCTTCCACGCCGATCAACGAGGCAACCTTTCCGGTCTTGGAAATCCGTTCGATGTCGTCCACGGTGGTCGCTAGTTCAAACTGATCGGGGTAAATCTCTACCATCTTCTTGACCAACGCGATTTGTTCGAGCGTGGTGAGAAACGCGGTTCCCTTATCCCCCAAAGTTGCTGGCACATAGACCGACCAAAACTGAGCCCCAACATTCCCTTCTTTGAGACGCGGAATATCGGTATGGATCTTGGGCTGGGGTTGGCGAATGTCGATCTTCTCGAAGCTGCTGCTTCCTTTTTCGCGAATTTCCCACATCAAGTCGTTGTGGCCGTCGATCACCAAGGCTGATTCATGGATTCGTTTTGCTTCGGGGCTGAGCGTCATTTGTTTGTCCGTCTTGGCGGAATTAGGAGGAGTTTGGTTCCAAGTCCAACGCCACAGGTTCCGAGAATCGGCGTAACGAGCATCCGTTCCGCTGGAACCAAGGACGATCATGATTCGACGATCACCATCCCGCTCGCAGCAGGAAGCCAAGCAAGCTCCTGCTTTGCTGGTGGTGCCGGTCTTAATTCCTAGGTAGTTTTCGTACTGGAGCAACCGATTCGTGTTGTTCCACTCGACTTCCCGCTTGGTTCCGTCCGGTTGGGTCACCTTGGTTTTGTAAGTCGACGTCCCCACCACCTTGGACAGAATCGGGCTTTTCATGATTTCGCGAGCCAAGATCGCCTGATCGGCTGCCGTGGTTAGATGCTCGTCGTTATCCAAGCCGTGCGAGTTGCGATAGCCGGTACTGTTCATCCCCAACGACTTAGCGCGCTGGTTCATCGCTTCGATAAATCGATCGTATCCCTTGGCTTCCGACGCTTCGCCCACGCGATCGCCAAAATGCTCGGCAAAAGCGACCGAGGCGTCATTTCCCGAGGGCAACATTAAACCGTACAACAGTTCCCCTACCGAGACTTTCTCGCCAGCTTTGACGCCGCTGGTCGAGCCGATCGTTTTATCCGCTTTTTCCGAAAACGTAATGATCTCGTTAATCGCGTCAGGGTCTTTCTCAATGACCTCGCTGACCAGCAAAGCAGTCATCATCTTGGTGACGCTGGCCGGGTGCAGACGTTCGGTATCGTTAGCCCCATCCAGCCGTTTGCCTGTGTCCGCATCGACCACAATCCACGCCTTGCAGGATACCACCGGCGGGCCATCCAAGGGATCGACCTTTTTGGCCTTGGCATCAGGCGAGTCGGCATTTGCCAGGGAAAGCGGAGCGACGCAGAACACGCTCCCAAGAAGCAACGCCACCAGATTCAGGCGACGGCAAAGGTAGGTTGAAGGCATCGGTGCGGATCCTTTTCAGGGGAATAGCAGGCAAGAT comes from Bremerella cremea and encodes:
- a CDS encoding membrane dipeptidase, with amino-acid sequence MPSTYLCRRLNLVALLLGSVFCVAPLSLANADSPDAKAKKVDPLDGPPVVSCKAWIVVDADTGKRLDGANDTERLHPASVTKMMTALLVSEVIEKDPDAINEIITFSEKADKTIGSTSGVKAGEKVSVGELLYGLMLPSGNDASVAFAEHFGDRVGEASEAKGYDRFIEAMNQRAKSLGMNSTGYRNSHGLDNDEHLTTAADQAILAREIMKSPILSKVVGTSTYKTKVTQPDGTKREVEWNNTNRLLQYENYLGIKTGTTSKAGACLASCCERDGDRRIMIVLGSSGTDARYADSRNLWRWTWNQTPPNSAKTDKQMTLSPEAKRIHESALVIDGHNDLMWEIREKGSSSFEKIDIRQPQPKIHTDIPRLKEGNVGAQFWSVYVPATLGDKGTAFLTTLEQIALVKKMVEIYPDQFELATTVDDIERISKTGKVASLIGVEGGHCIQESLANLNHLYDQGARYMTLTHSKNLSWADSSTDDEQTGGLSPFGVEVVQQMNRLGMMVDISHVSPKTMHAAMDVSKAPIIFSHSSARSVADSPRNVPDDVLKRVHDTEGLVMVNFYSAFVVPESAARYSVRFDLKQKLIEEVGQAEADVRMAKWDRENPMDLGTINDVLDHIDHLVKVAGWEHVGLGADFDGVDALPVGLEDVSRYPYITQGLLERGYTEEQIRGILGENLMRVMRKVEEVAAEIKQAGTNP